The Nitrospirota bacterium genome has a segment encoding these proteins:
- a CDS encoding antitoxin, giving the protein MTKMKLTKEEKELMESLEKDEWKTVPDLKKEIKRSKAYAKATITKDQRMNIRIAKKDLDALKVRAIEEGIPYQTLVSSIIHKFLSGRLVERHS; this is encoded by the coding sequence ATGACAAAAATGAAACTGACAAAAGAAGAAAAGGAATTAATGGAATCGCTTGAGAAAGATGAATGGAAGACTGTTCCCGACCTGAAGAAAGAAATAAAAAGGTCAAAAGCGTATGCAAAAGCAACCATAACAAAAGACCAGCGGATGAATATCCGTATAGCGAAAAAAGACCTTGACGCCTTAAAGGTAAGGGCGATAGAGGAGGGAATCCCTTACCAAACACTGGTGTCAAGCATTATACATAAATTTTTATCAGGCAGACTAGTTGAACGGCACTCATAA
- a CDS encoding type II toxin-antitoxin system prevent-host-death family antitoxin — translation MAKTINATEAARAFSEIINSVKYKGESYTIIRGGKPAAAIVPIKIATAGRTLKDLRLVINALPKLGKDSEIFLKDVEKGIKSQPPVPETTAWE, via the coding sequence ATGGCAAAGACAATCAATGCAACCGAGGCGGCAAGAGCTTTTTCTGAGATAATTAATTCCGTCAAGTATAAAGGCGAGAGTTATACGATTATCAGAGGGGGCAAGCCTGCTGCAGCCATTGTGCCGATCAAGATAGCAACTGCCGGCCGGACACTGAAGGATTTGAGGTTGGTAATTAACGCTCTGCCTAAACTCGGAAAAGATTCAGAAATATTTTTGAAAGATGTTGAAAAGGGGATTAAGTCACAGCCGCCTGTCCCGGAGACAACGGCATGGGAGTGA